A genomic window from Camelus ferus isolate YT-003-E chromosome 9, BCGSAC_Cfer_1.0, whole genome shotgun sequence includes:
- the TENT5C gene encoding terminal nucleotidyltransferase 5C isoform X2 translates to MAEESSSTRDCVSFSVLNWDQVSRLHEVLTEVVPIHGRGNFPTLEITLKDIVQTVRGRLEEAGIKVQDVRLNGSAAGHVLVKDNGLGCKDLDLIFHVALPTEAEFQLVRDVVLCSLLNFLPEGVNKLKISPVTLKEAYVQKLVKVCTDTDRWSLISLSNKNGRNVELKFVDSIRRQFEFSVDSFQIILDSLLFFYDCSSNPISEHLHPTVIGESVYGDFEEAFDHLQNRLIATKNPEEIRGGGLLKYSNLLVRDFRPTDQEEIKTLERYMCSRFFIDFPDILEQQRKLETYLQNHFAEEERSKYDYLMTLRRVVNESTVCLMGHERRQTLNLISLLALRVLAEQNIIPNATNVTCYYQPAPYVSDGNFNNYYVAQPPVTYSQPYPTWLPCN, encoded by the coding sequence ATGGCAGAGGAGAGCAGCAGTACCAGGGACTGCGTGTCCTTCAGCGTGCTCAACTGGGACCAGGTGAGCCGGCTGCACGAGGTCCTGACCGAGGTCGTCCCCATCCACGGACGAGGCAACTTTCCAACCTTGGAGATAACCCTGAAGGACATCGTCCAGACCGTCCGCGGCCGGCTGGAGGAGGCGGGCATTAAAGTGCAGGATGTGCGGCTGAACGGCTCTGCAGCCGGCCATGTCTTGGTCAAAGACAACGGGTTGGGTTGCAAAGACCTGGACCTCATCTTTCACGTGGCTCTTCCCACGGAGGCCGAGTTTCAGCTGGTCAGGGATGTGGTTCTGTGCTCCCTTCTGAACTTCCTGCCAGAGGGCGTGAACAAGCTGAAGATCAGCCCAGTCACCCTGAAGGAGGCTTACGTCCAGAAGCTGGTGAAGGTGTGCACGGACACAGACCGCTGGAGCCTGATCTCGCTCTCCAACAAGAACGGGAGGAACGTGGAGCTGAAGTTTGTCGACTCCATCCGGCGTCAGTTCGAGTTTAGCGTGGACTCTTTTCAGATCATCCTGGACTCGCTGCTCTTCTTCTACGACTGCTCCAGTAACCCCATCTCCGAGCACCTGCACCCCACGGTGATTGGGGAGAGCGTGTATGGGGACTTCGAGGAAGCCTTCGACCACCTGCAGAACAGACTCATCGCCACCAAGAACCCCGAGGAGATCCGGGGCGGGGGGCTGCTCAAGTACAGCAACCTCCTGGTGCGGGACTTCAGGCCCACCGACCAGGAAGAGATCAAGACCCTGGAGCGTTACATGTGCTCCAGGTTCTTCATTGATTTCCCTGACATCCTCGAACAGCAGAGGAAGCTGGAGACCTACCTTCAGAACCACTTCGCCGAAGAGGAGAGGAGCAAGTACGACTACCTCATGACCCTGCGCCGGGTGGTGAACGAGAGCACCGTGTGTCTGATGGGGCACGAACGGAGGCAGACGCTGAACCTCATCTCCCTCCTGGCCTTGCGCGTGCTGGCGGAGCAGAACATCATCCCCAATGCCACTAACGTCACCTGTTACTACCAGCCCGCTCCTTACGTCAGCGACGGCAACTTCAACAACTACTACGTTGCCCAGCCCCCAGTCACCTACAGCCAGCCGTACCCCACCTGGCTGCCCTGTAACTAA